In the Ignavibacteria bacterium genome, CCGATGGTGCCAAAGGCTACTTCATTTCCGCCATTTGAGAAATGTGCGAAGCTCTTGAGTTCTTCTACTTCGCGGTAGATGCGCGACGCATAGGCCAGACCAACAAGGCGAGGCATTTGTGATGCTGTTGGGGAGACATCTGCAGAGACATTTCGCGTAGAGGTCTGCGGAAGCCAAGAACCATCTTCGGCAAGATATCGGGTACCGAAATGGCCATTCATTGACCGACCGGCTGACGACGGTTCTGCGGTAACATCTGTGTGTGCATAGAGCTGGGCAAAGAACTTCTGCACATCACTTTCGCCGATGGCGAACATGAATGTCTGGTCGCGATAATACCCGCTTCGCCAATCGCCTGGCATGAATGCCTTGGCCATGGCCAGCTGTGGCAATTCCTTGCCGTCGCCGAAGATGCCGAACTTCGCCTTTCCTGTGAGAACTTCTTTGCGTCCAAGAATGGATGCTTGCCGGCTCTCCACAGCCAAACGATAGTCTCGAAGTACATCGGCTACGTTCACCGTTGCCGTTGTTACACCATTCGTCGATCGCGGAGCGCCGCTCTTTTTTTCCGCAACCGTAGGCTGCGTTTCATTTCGCTTCTTCATAGGATGCAAAGTTACGATGTGATCAGGGCTCGCCGAAGAGAGAAGGCTGCTGAGGAGCCCCTTCTGTATGTTCTCGGACAAGCAGTTCGGCACGAGCGAGAGTGTCTGCGAGGTCTGCATTTACCAGGACGTGGTCAAAACGGTCACGATGACCCATTTCCATTTCTGCCCGTGCAAGCCGCATTTCTATCTGCTCCTCCGATTCCGTGTGTCTGCTGCGGAGCCGTGCAGCAAGGGTCTCGATGTCAGGGGGCGCAACAAAGATCAAGAGTGTGTCATCCGGGAATGCAGCACGAAGTGAGAGTGCGCCCTTAACATCTACATCAAAGACAAGGAATTCACCGCGCGCTACAGCCTCGGAGACGATGCTGCGCAGGGTGCCGTAATAATTCCCGAAGATCTCCTCAGATTCGATGAGGTCATTCTGCTCAATGGCGTGACGGAATTCATCGCGGGTGAGGAAGAAATAGTCCTTGCCATGCTCTTCTCCTGCACGTTTCGGTCGCGTGGTTGCACTTACGCTGAAACGCAGGAACGGAAACGATGACAGAAGATGTCGGGCAACCGTTGTCTTGCCTGCACCACTTGGGGCACTGAGAACGATGAGGTGCTTCTTACTCGACATTCTGAACCTGCTCCCGCATTCGCTCCAGTTCCTCCTTCATCCCAACTACAACACGTGCGATGTCTGCATCGTTTGTCTTTGAGCCGATCGTATTCACTTCTCGGTTCATCTCCTGAAGCAGGAAATTGAGTTTTCTCCCCGATTGAACATCATCTGCCATATACTGGCGAAAATGTTTCATATGGCTGCGAAGCCGCACACATTCTTCTGTTACGTCGAGCTTTTCAGCCAACAACGTGATCTCCAGGTTCATGCGCACGTCATCGATCGATGCTTCATCGATCACCTGCCTCACACGTTCACGAAGACGTTCGCGTTCTTGCGGGATCCTCGCGGCACTTCGCAGCTCAACGTCGGCCAACCCGTGCTCGATCGCTTCCAAGCGGCCGTGGAGATCCTTGGCAAGTTCGTTG is a window encoding:
- the gmk gene encoding guanylate kinase, which codes for MSSKKHLIVLSAPSGAGKTTVARHLLSSFPFLRFSVSATTRPKRAGEEHGKDYFFLTRDEFRHAIEQNDLIESEEIFGNYYGTLRSIVSEAVARGEFLVFDVDVKGALSLRAAFPDDTLLIFVAPPDIETLAARLRSRHTESEEQIEMRLARAEMEMGHRDRFDHVLVNADLADTLARAELLVREHTEGAPQQPSLFGEP